From the Egibacteraceae bacterium genome, one window contains:
- a CDS encoding cation:proton antiporter regulatory subunit, with product MPRIEETQLPGVGLRHDFTTRAGDRIGVITHRTGRRELLVYDHGDPDSCRDVVRLDEDEGHALAEVLGGTKVAESLDTMLQQSVEGLTIDWLPATASWSCAGHTVAETMLRARTGVSIVAVVRGEDTIPSPTPDFRIDAGDTLVVVGTPEAIKRAFTHLEGGVET from the coding sequence ATGCCGCGGATCGAGGAGACCCAGCTGCCCGGCGTCGGGCTGCGACACGACTTCACGACGCGTGCGGGCGACCGCATCGGGGTGATCACCCACCGCACCGGCCGGCGGGAGCTGCTCGTCTACGACCATGGCGACCCCGACTCGTGCCGTGACGTCGTCCGCCTCGACGAGGACGAGGGCCACGCCCTCGCGGAGGTCCTCGGCGGCACGAAGGTCGCCGAGAGCCTCGACACGATGCTCCAGCAGTCGGTGGAGGGGCTCACCATCGACTGGCTGCCCGCGACAGCGTCGTGGAGCTGCGCGGGCCACACGGTCGCCGAGACCATGCTCCGCGCGAGGACGGGCGTGTCCATCGTCGCGGTCGTCCGCGGCGAGGACACCATCCCCTCCCCTACCCCCGACTTCCGCATCGACGCGGGGGACACCCTCGTCGTCGTCGGCACGCCAGAGGCCATCAAGCGGGCCTTCACTCATCTCGAGGGCGGGGTCGAGACGTGA
- the nth gene encoding endonuclease III has translation MADVEAPLTRHSPKARRAPVILDRLDDAYDGGVVELDWTTPFELLVATILSAQSTDKKVNEVTRTLFATYQTPQAYLAADEEALQQAIYQTGFYRQKTRSIRGMCQALLERHGGEVPRTMAELVALPGVARKTANVVLGAAFPDAHRADPEAGIAVDTHVKRLSRRFGFTRHTDPERIERDLMRLLPKETWPTASLSIILHGRRVCEARRPRCADCVVEELCPSSQVAGCTDKARQAVGVGGGRHT, from the coding sequence ATGGCCGATGTCGAGGCACCCCTCACCCGCCACAGCCCCAAGGCGAGGCGGGCGCCGGTGATCCTCGATCGGCTGGACGACGCGTACGACGGGGGCGTCGTCGAGCTCGACTGGACGACGCCTTTCGAGCTGCTCGTCGCGACGATCCTGTCGGCCCAGTCGACCGACAAGAAGGTCAACGAGGTGACGAGGACGCTCTTCGCCACCTACCAGACTCCGCAGGCCTACCTCGCCGCGGACGAGGAGGCGCTCCAGCAGGCGATCTACCAGACGGGGTTCTACCGCCAGAAGACCCGCAGCATCCGGGGCATGTGCCAGGCGCTGCTCGAGCGCCACGGCGGCGAGGTTCCCCGCACCATGGCCGAGCTCGTGGCGCTTCCCGGCGTGGCGCGCAAGACCGCCAACGTCGTCCTGGGCGCCGCCTTCCCCGACGCCCACCGCGCCGACCCCGAAGCAGGCATCGCCGTCGACACGCACGTGAAGCGCCTCTCGCGCCGGTTCGGGTTCACCCGCCACACCGATCCCGAGCGCATCGAGCGCGACCTCATGCGCCTGCTGCCCAAGGAGACGTGGCCCACCGCCAGCCTGTCGATCATCCTCCACGGTCGGCGGGTGTGCGAGGCGAGGCGACCGCGGTGCGCGGACTGCGTCGTCGAGGAGCTCTGCCCTTCCTCGCAGGTCGCCGGGTGCACGGACAAGGCGCGGCAGGCGGTGGGTGTGGGCGGAGGGCGCCACACCTAG